The Myxococcota bacterium genome has a segment encoding these proteins:
- a CDS encoding PilC/PilY family type IV pilus protein: MRKAILSLALVATLVPAAHAADVETDLALFSTSVSPNVVILMDNSGSMDNAVWHPNFDPTATSPGCAVFNNNSSYVIGASTSGGWYTFCGRTRWLYNDPAATGQTLWLGRYLNWYFDPAHDTEANEILTGTATRVCDGTTFLKYQRSRITAAKQVVMDTICELDASRDVRVGLAIFRDGADPHGGYLRVGADDPSTTQFTALENAVSATDADTWTPLGESLFQIYTYFMTRDSTKSPVGQNGTTAFPLYRYSTSTSGNGGQYLSSMSSVIPSPVQYECQKNFVVIITDGEPTMDDFDTDGTNEDLGFGQFAQLIGDYNADGEVETGYASEGALYLDDIAKFMATNDFDTTLAGDQLIDVYTIGFTTSGAANALLDKTAAQGNGIFFTSNSAEELTVAITSAITNILEKTQSFTAATVPSARTTDGGSFFTSFFLPSAKRALWEGHVRAFTIDAAGNILDSLGNCALDDPDGGGECNSGPFFPSALEWWDAAAQVPAAGSRKLYTSKVVSGNATRVDFSSALTAADLGIQAFAVPPASAPNPIYPGSVALNEEGLADEVVSYARGCNFATGVSGADVSATVACAGRTPMLGDIFHSAPLVVSRPRVLWPDASYLAFKSTYATRDRMLYVGANDGFLHAVHAGSWQAGATPPSYDAGTGGEKFGFMPWYARKNIKNLYVDRPDDRTHYVDGSPQAADVWIHPTATTASKNLSGSEWKTVLVGAMRGGGPVTYALDVTNPASGSYPGYMWEFPKETDPDNAAVATSFLPFVGETWGQPIITRVRVNVAANTNGSAGYERWVAVVTGGYDTTGDPNDPVNYDPNGTKGRSISIIDVKTGEVLASKRYDPTASDAAKDMLYAIPSTPSVLDIDADGFADVIYVGDLGGQVFKWVVSPVGEDRVNDGSPASDYSQPNWDFSVFFQAPTTFDGSTGTTYYKSFYFPPAAAKLGSSLWLSFGSGERKNLNFPGIPGLDENNRFYVAKDADPENTLGVAAPVVETDLTDVSGSSACASLSTPGYFFTLPDGEKFVTRTDIFAGLVFVASYVPPVTTDPCNQIGNAAIYIFSLACGEGYFVDGSGNADRKLDLDVAMPTDPQVSVGPDGKDNRIYIELSNAELMSIGMPDVDGAVTSLYWRMLD; encoded by the coding sequence ATGCGAAAGGCAATCCTCTCGCTCGCGCTCGTCGCGACGCTCGTTCCCGCGGCCCACGCGGCGGACGTCGAGACCGACCTGGCGCTCTTCTCGACCTCCGTGTCGCCGAACGTCGTCATCCTGATGGACAACTCGGGATCGATGGACAACGCGGTGTGGCACCCGAACTTCGATCCGACCGCGACCTCGCCCGGCTGCGCCGTCTTCAACAACAACTCGAGCTACGTGATCGGCGCGTCGACCTCCGGCGGCTGGTACACGTTCTGCGGTCGCACGCGCTGGCTCTACAACGACCCCGCGGCGACGGGCCAGACGCTGTGGCTCGGCCGCTACCTCAACTGGTACTTCGACCCGGCGCACGACACCGAGGCCAACGAGATCCTCACCGGGACGGCGACGCGCGTCTGCGACGGCACGACCTTCCTCAAGTACCAGCGCAGCCGCATCACGGCGGCGAAGCAGGTCGTCATGGACACGATCTGCGAGCTCGACGCGTCGCGCGACGTGCGCGTGGGCCTCGCCATCTTCCGCGACGGCGCCGACCCGCACGGCGGCTACCTGCGCGTCGGCGCGGACGACCCGTCGACGACCCAGTTCACCGCGCTCGAGAACGCGGTGTCGGCGACCGACGCCGACACGTGGACGCCGCTCGGCGAGTCGCTCTTCCAGATCTACACGTACTTCATGACGCGCGACTCGACGAAGTCGCCGGTCGGGCAGAACGGCACGACCGCCTTCCCGCTCTACCGCTACAGCACGAGCACGTCGGGCAACGGCGGCCAGTACCTGTCGAGCATGTCGAGCGTGATCCCCTCGCCCGTCCAGTACGAGTGCCAGAAGAACTTCGTCGTGATCATCACGGACGGCGAGCCGACGATGGACGACTTCGACACCGACGGCACCAACGAGGACCTGGGCTTCGGTCAGTTCGCCCAGCTGATCGGCGACTACAACGCCGACGGCGAGGTGGAGACGGGCTACGCCTCGGAGGGCGCGCTCTACCTCGACGACATCGCCAAGTTCATGGCGACCAACGACTTCGACACCACGCTCGCCGGCGACCAGCTGATCGACGTCTACACGATCGGCTTCACGACGTCCGGCGCGGCGAACGCGCTGCTCGACAAGACCGCCGCCCAGGGCAACGGCATCTTCTTCACGAGCAACAGCGCCGAGGAGCTCACGGTCGCGATCACGAGCGCGATCACGAACATCCTCGAGAAGACCCAGTCGTTCACCGCGGCCACGGTGCCGTCCGCGCGTACGACCGACGGCGGCAGCTTCTTCACGAGCTTCTTCCTCCCGTCCGCGAAGCGCGCGCTGTGGGAAGGCCACGTGCGCGCCTTCACGATCGACGCGGCCGGCAACATCCTCGACTCGCTCGGCAACTGCGCGCTCGACGACCCGGACGGCGGTGGCGAGTGCAACAGCGGGCCGTTCTTCCCGTCGGCCCTCGAGTGGTGGGACGCGGCGGCCCAGGTGCCCGCGGCCGGCTCGCGCAAGCTCTACACCTCGAAGGTCGTCTCGGGCAACGCGACGCGCGTCGACTTCTCGAGCGCGCTCACGGCCGCCGACCTCGGGATCCAGGCCTTCGCCGTTCCGCCGGCGTCGGCCCCGAACCCGATCTACCCCGGCAGCGTCGCGCTCAACGAGGAGGGCCTCGCCGACGAGGTCGTGTCGTACGCGCGCGGCTGCAACTTCGCGACCGGCGTGTCGGGCGCGGACGTCTCGGCGACCGTGGCCTGCGCCGGCCGCACGCCGATGCTGGGCGACATCTTCCACTCGGCGCCGCTCGTCGTGTCGCGGCCGCGCGTGCTGTGGCCGGACGCGTCCTACCTCGCGTTCAAGTCGACCTACGCGACGCGCGATCGCATGCTCTACGTCGGCGCGAACGACGGCTTCCTGCACGCGGTGCACGCCGGCAGCTGGCAGGCGGGTGCGACGCCGCCCTCCTACGACGCGGGAACGGGCGGCGAGAAGTTCGGCTTCATGCCGTGGTACGCGCGCAAGAACATCAAGAACCTGTACGTCGATCGCCCCGACGACCGCACGCACTACGTCGACGGCTCGCCGCAGGCCGCCGACGTCTGGATCCATCCGACGGCGACGACGGCCTCGAAGAACCTCTCGGGCTCGGAGTGGAAGACGGTGCTCGTCGGCGCGATGCGCGGCGGCGGCCCGGTGACCTACGCGCTCGACGTCACGAACCCCGCGTCGGGCTCCTACCCCGGCTACATGTGGGAGTTCCCGAAGGAGACGGACCCCGACAACGCGGCGGTCGCGACCTCGTTCCTGCCGTTCGTCGGCGAGACGTGGGGCCAGCCGATCATCACGCGCGTCCGCGTCAACGTCGCCGCGAATACGAACGGCAGCGCGGGCTACGAGCGCTGGGTCGCGGTGGTGACGGGCGGATACGACACGACGGGCGACCCGAACGACCCGGTCAACTACGACCCGAACGGCACCAAGGGCCGCTCGATCTCGATCATCGACGTCAAGACGGGCGAGGTGCTCGCTTCGAAGCGCTACGACCCGACGGCCTCGGATGCCGCGAAGGACATGCTCTACGCGATCCCGTCGACGCCCTCGGTGCTCGACATCGACGCGGACGGCTTCGCCGACGTCATCTACGTGGGCGACCTCGGTGGCCAGGTGTTCAAGTGGGTCGTGTCGCCGGTGGGCGAGGACCGCGTGAACGACGGCTCGCCCGCGAGCGACTACAGCCAGCCGAACTGGGACTTCTCGGTGTTCTTCCAGGCGCCGACGACGTTCGACGGCAGCACGGGCACGACCTACTACAAGAGCTTCTACTTCCCGCCGGCGGCGGCGAAGCTCGGCTCGAGCCTGTGGCTGTCCTTCGGCTCCGGCGAGCGCAAGAACCTGAACTTCCCCGGCATCCCCGGGCTCGACGAGAACAACCGCTTCTACGTCGCGAAGGACGCCGACCCGGAGAACACGCTCGGCGTCGCCGCGCCGGTCGTCGAGACCGACCTCACGGACGTGTCGGGCAGCTCGGCGTGCGCCTCGCTCTCGACGCCCGGGTACTTCTTCACGCTGCCCGACGGCGAGAAGTTCGTCACGCGCACCGACATCTTCGCCGGCCTCGTGTTCGTCGCGAGCTACGTGCCGCCGGTGACGACGGATCCGTGCAACCAGATCGGCAACGCGGCGATCTACATCTTCTCGCTCGCGTGCGGCGAGGGCTACTTCGTCGACGGCTCGGGCAACGCGGATCGCAAGCTCGACCTCGACGTCGCGATGCCGACCGATCCGCAGGTCTCGGTGGGCCCGGACGGCAAGGACAACCGCATCTACATCGAGCTGTCGAACGCCGAGCTCATGAGCATCGGCATGCCCGACGTGGACGGCGCGGTGACGTCGCTCTACTGGCGAATGCTCGACTGA
- the infA gene encoding translation initiation factor IF-1, giving the protein MARDDLIAADGTVEKILGGGKYQITLDTGQTVTAQLSGRMRRFRIRVIPGDRVTVGLSPYDPTHGFITFRLREGQSGPGASS; this is encoded by the coding sequence TTGGCCCGTGACGACCTGATCGCTGCCGACGGGACCGTCGAGAAGATCCTCGGGGGTGGGAAGTACCAGATCACCCTCGACACCGGTCAGACGGTCACCGCGCAGCTCTCGGGTCGCATGCGGCGCTTCCGCATCCGCGTGATCCCCGGCGACCGCGTCACCGTCGGTCTCTCGCCCTACGACCCGACGCACGGCTTCATCACGTTCCGCCTGCGCGAGGGGCAGTCCGGCCCCGGCGCCTCTTCGTAG
- a CDS encoding acyltransferase, with protein MRVALRAIRARDRRRLARLARAHPGVAIHPGASTNLAVARFELGPGARVEIGDGVVTERTPRALRIHVAAGGELRIGAGTWLRTEVEGVQLVVYPGARMTIGADGFLNGCFLSAKSELATGLRTWIGPGSRVYDADQHDIDAETPERRAPVRIGDFTWIASGVTVLKGVTIGSHCVVGAHSLVTSDVPDHALAFGVPARARGRVGDRSSVRP; from the coding sequence GTGCGCGTCGCGCTCCGCGCGATCCGCGCGCGCGACCGCCGCCGCCTCGCGCGCCTCGCGCGCGCGCACCCCGGCGTCGCGATCCACCCGGGCGCCAGCACCAATCTCGCGGTCGCGCGCTTCGAGCTCGGGCCCGGCGCGCGCGTCGAGATCGGCGACGGCGTCGTGACGGAGCGGACGCCGCGCGCGCTGCGCATCCACGTCGCGGCGGGAGGCGAGCTGCGCATCGGCGCCGGCACCTGGCTGCGCACGGAGGTCGAGGGCGTGCAGCTCGTCGTCTACCCGGGCGCGCGGATGACGATCGGCGCCGACGGCTTCCTGAACGGCTGCTTCCTGTCCGCGAAGAGCGAGCTCGCCACGGGCCTCCGCACGTGGATCGGGCCGGGCTCGCGCGTGTACGACGCCGACCAGCACGACATCGACGCGGAGACGCCCGAGCGCCGCGCGCCCGTGCGGATCGGCGACTTCACGTGGATCGCGTCCGGCGTCACGGTGCTGAAGGGCGTGACGATCGGATCGCACTGCGTCGTCGGCGCGCACTCGCTCGTCACGAGCGACGTGCCCGACCACGCGCTCGCGTTCGGCGTTCCCGCGCGCGCCCGCGGCCGCGTCGGCGATCGCTCGAGCGTGCGGCCCTGA
- a CDS encoding formyltransferase family protein: MTTPRPLRIAVFGQAPFGRDVTQRLADAGHVVVGVYAPPPGARPDPLAALAEERGWPLFRHARFRRKGEPIRELVDEYAALGAELNVMPFTTVILPEAIVDAPRHGSLCFHPSRLPAHRGGSAIPWQIILGATETAATVFRPDGGVDTGPIVVQKAGIPIAPDDTAASLYFDKLYPAGIEAMVEAVEAVAAGTARFTPQSEAGASHEPLLADEHARIDFAAEAGVVDRLVRGCDPNPGAHARLGEETVRVFGASLERVDAGAPAGTVLAPDAAGRLRIALRGGVLAAAKVRRGDGPKVAAADAGIAPGVRLA, encoded by the coding sequence ATGACCACGCCCCGACCCCTCCGCATCGCCGTATTCGGCCAGGCGCCGTTCGGGCGCGACGTGACGCAGCGGCTCGCCGACGCGGGCCACGTCGTCGTCGGCGTGTACGCGCCGCCGCCCGGTGCGCGACCCGACCCGCTCGCCGCGCTCGCCGAGGAGCGCGGCTGGCCGCTCTTCCGCCACGCGCGCTTCCGTCGCAAGGGCGAGCCGATCCGCGAGCTCGTCGACGAGTACGCCGCGCTCGGCGCCGAGCTCAACGTCATGCCGTTCACGACCGTGATCCTTCCCGAAGCGATCGTCGACGCGCCGCGCCACGGCTCGCTGTGCTTCCACCCGTCGCGCCTTCCCGCGCATCGCGGCGGCAGCGCGATCCCGTGGCAGATCATCCTCGGCGCGACCGAGACGGCCGCGACCGTGTTCCGACCCGACGGCGGCGTCGACACCGGGCCGATCGTCGTCCAGAAGGCGGGCATCCCGATCGCGCCGGACGACACGGCCGCCTCGCTCTACTTCGACAAGCTCTACCCGGCGGGCATCGAGGCGATGGTCGAGGCGGTCGAGGCGGTGGCGGCGGGGACGGCGCGATTCACGCCGCAATCCGAGGCGGGCGCGAGCCACGAGCCGCTGCTCGCCGACGAGCACGCGCGCATCGACTTCGCGGCCGAGGCCGGCGTCGTCGACCGCCTCGTGCGCGGGTGCGACCCGAACCCGGGCGCGCACGCGCGGCTCGGCGAGGAGACGGTGCGCGTGTTCGGCGCGTCGCTCGAGCGCGTCGACGCGGGCGCGCCGGCGGGCACGGTGCTCGCGCCGGACGCCGCGGGCCGGCTGCGCATCGCGCTGCGCGGCGGCGTGCTCGCCGCGGCGAAGGTGCGCCGCGGCGACGGCCCCAAGGTCGCGGCCGCCGACGCCGGCATCGCGCCCGGTGTGCGCCTCGCCTGA
- the fusA gene encoding elongation factor G: MLGDLSKIRNIGISAHIDSGKTTLTERVLFYTGRIHAIHEVRGKDEVGATMDSMELERERGITIASAATFCEWKGHHVNIIDTPGHVDFTIEVERALRVLDGAVLVLCGVAGVQSQSMTVDRQMRRYKVPRLAFINKLDRSGANPQRVTTQLREKLGHNAVMMQLPIGLENDFAGVIDLISMKAIHFEGDNGEHVVEKEIPEELRDDAEMAREQMLDAVSMFSDELMEAVLEGNPSEELIHAAIRKGTLSMELTPVFLGSAYKNKGVQRLLDAVTLYLPAPIDISNSAVDLENDEAPVAIECDPNKPTIALAFKLEDGRYGQLTYVRVYQGHLEKGGTIINSRTRKKHKVGRLVRMHADKMEDIEKSTAGDIVALFGIECATGDTFCDESVRISMTSMHVPKPVISLSIKPKDNKAQDNMSKALGRFVREDPTFHAGVDPESGETVISGMGELHLDVYVERMKREYSCEVETGQPQVAYRETISRRVEYSYTHKKQTGGSGQYGCVMGWVEPITEGDTEFEFVNEVKGGNVPTEYIPSVEKGFRSSIVKGRLIGFPVTGIRICLNDGKSHSVDSSDNAFQAAARGAFREFYPRAKPIILEPVMKVEVEGPVEFQGAMLKSIMQRRGTVVGTTEDDSGFARVESEVPLSEMFGYATDLRSLTQGKAEFSMEFSRYMPAPGEVQEELKKKYASKLVDEED; this comes from the coding sequence ATGCTCGGCGACCTCTCGAAGATCCGGAACATCGGCATCAGCGCCCACATCGACTCGGGCAAGACGACGCTCACGGAGCGCGTCCTGTTCTACACGGGTCGCATCCATGCCATCCACGAGGTGCGCGGCAAGGACGAAGTCGGCGCGACGATGGACTCGATGGAGCTCGAGCGCGAGCGCGGCATCACGATCGCGTCCGCGGCGACGTTCTGCGAGTGGAAGGGTCACCACGTCAACATCATCGACACGCCCGGCCACGTCGACTTCACGATCGAGGTCGAGCGCGCGCTGCGCGTGCTCGACGGCGCGGTGCTCGTGCTGTGCGGCGTCGCGGGCGTGCAGTCGCAGTCGATGACCGTCGACCGCCAGATGCGCCGCTACAAGGTCCCGCGCCTCGCCTTCATCAACAAGCTCGACCGCTCCGGCGCGAACCCGCAGCGCGTCACCACGCAGCTGCGCGAGAAGCTCGGCCACAACGCCGTGATGATGCAGCTGCCGATCGGGCTCGAGAACGACTTCGCCGGCGTGATCGACCTGATCTCGATGAAGGCGATCCACTTCGAGGGTGACAACGGCGAGCACGTCGTCGAGAAGGAGATCCCGGAGGAGCTGCGCGACGACGCCGAGATGGCGCGCGAGCAGATGCTCGACGCCGTGTCGATGTTCAGCGACGAGCTGATGGAGGCCGTGCTCGAGGGCAACCCGAGCGAGGAGCTGATCCACGCCGCCATCCGCAAGGGCACGCTCTCGATGGAGCTCACGCCCGTCTTCCTGGGCTCGGCCTACAAGAACAAGGGCGTCCAGCGGCTGCTCGACGCGGTCACGCTCTACCTGCCGGCGCCGATCGACATCTCGAACTCGGCGGTCGACCTCGAGAACGACGAGGCGCCGGTCGCGATCGAGTGCGACCCGAACAAGCCCACGATCGCGCTGGCGTTCAAGCTCGAGGACGGGCGCTACGGACAGCTCACCTACGTGCGCGTCTACCAGGGCCACCTCGAGAAGGGCGGCACGATCATCAACAGCCGCACGCGCAAGAAGCACAAGGTCGGCCGTCTCGTCCGCATGCACGCGGACAAGATGGAGGACATCGAGAAGTCGACGGCCGGCGACATCGTCGCGCTGTTCGGCATCGAGTGCGCCACGGGCGACACGTTCTGCGACGAGTCGGTGCGCATCTCGATGACGTCGATGCACGTGCCGAAGCCCGTGATCTCGCTGTCGATCAAGCCCAAGGACAACAAGGCGCAGGACAACATGTCCAAGGCGCTCGGCCGCTTCGTGCGCGAGGACCCGACCTTCCACGCCGGCGTCGACCCGGAGAGCGGCGAGACGGTGATCTCGGGCATGGGCGAGCTCCACCTCGACGTGTACGTCGAGCGCATGAAGCGCGAGTACAGCTGCGAGGTCGAGACGGGCCAGCCGCAGGTCGCCTACCGCGAGACGATCAGCCGCCGCGTCGAGTACAGCTACACGCACAAGAAGCAGACGGGCGGCTCCGGCCAGTACGGCTGCGTCATGGGCTGGGTCGAGCCCATCACCGAGGGCGACACGGAGTTCGAGTTCGTCAACGAGGTGAAGGGCGGCAACGTCCCCACCGAGTACATCCCGTCGGTCGAGAAGGGCTTCCGCAGCTCGATCGTGAAGGGCCGGCTGATCGGCTTCCCGGTGACGGGCATCCGCATCTGCCTGAACGACGGCAAGTCGCACTCGGTCGACTCGTCCGACAACGCCTTCCAGGCCGCGGCGCGCGGCGCGTTCCGCGAGTTCTACCCGCGCGCCAAGCCGATCATCCTCGAGCCGGTGATGAAGGTCGAGGTGGAGGGCCCGGTCGAGTTCCAGGGCGCGATGCTGAAGAGCATCATGCAGCGCCGCGGCACCGTCGTCGGCACCACCGAGGACGACTCGGGCTTCGCGCGCGTCGAGTCCGAGGTGCCGCTCTCGGAGATGTTCGGCTACGCGACCGACCTGCGTTCGCTCACGCAGGGCAAGGCCGAGTTCTCGATGGAGTTCTCGCGCTACATGCCCGCGCCCGGCGAGGTGCAGGAGGAGCTCAAGAAGAAGTACGCGTCGAAGCTGGTGGACGAAGAGGACTAG
- a CDS encoding TerB family tellurite resistance protein, with protein sequence MSLLESLLGIGGAARGAAAAVGETASVRRIAAALARLPAERARYLAAFAYVLARVAHADLRVVEEESRLMQEAVREHGGLDESEAALVTELAIDQGHLLGGTENYLVTRELRGIATRAERLAVLEAAFAIAAADGSIAESESQEALAIGEELGFAREEALAVRSRFRDRLASLARR encoded by the coding sequence ATGTCGCTGCTCGAAAGCCTGCTCGGAATCGGAGGCGCCGCGCGCGGCGCGGCCGCCGCCGTCGGCGAGACGGCCTCGGTGCGCCGCATCGCGGCCGCGCTCGCGCGGCTGCCGGCGGAGCGCGCGCGCTACCTCGCCGCCTTCGCGTACGTCCTCGCGCGCGTCGCGCACGCCGACCTGCGCGTCGTCGAGGAGGAGTCGCGGCTCATGCAGGAAGCGGTGCGCGAGCACGGCGGGCTCGACGAGAGCGAGGCCGCGCTCGTCACCGAGCTCGCGATCGACCAGGGCCACCTGCTCGGCGGCACGGAGAACTACCTCGTCACGCGCGAGCTGCGCGGCATCGCGACGCGCGCCGAGCGGCTGGCCGTGCTCGAAGCGGCGTTCGCGATCGCGGCGGCGGACGGCAGCATCGCGGAGAGCGAGAGCCAGGAAGCGCTCGCGATCGGCGAGGAGCTCGGCTTCGCGCGCGAGGAGGCGCTCGCGGTGCGCAGCCGCTTCCGCGACCGCCTGGCGTCGCTGGCGCGACGCTAG
- a CDS encoding ArsC/Spx/MgsR family protein, with protein MPLPARDDELQLLHNPRCSKSRAAKELLESRGVAFAVRLYLEEPLSRAELDDLEGRLGRPPGEWVRTKDEAFRVSGLSPASEPGAIKDAIARAPALLERPILVRGRRAVVGRPTEDLLALLP; from the coding sequence ATGCCGCTGCCCGCACGCGACGACGAGCTCCAGCTGCTCCACAACCCGCGCTGCTCGAAGAGCCGCGCCGCGAAGGAGCTGCTCGAGAGCCGGGGCGTCGCGTTCGCGGTGCGCCTCTACCTCGAGGAGCCGCTCTCGCGGGCCGAGCTCGACGACCTCGAAGGCCGGCTCGGACGCCCGCCCGGCGAGTGGGTGCGCACGAAGGACGAGGCGTTCCGTGTCTCCGGGCTCTCGCCGGCATCGGAGCCAGGCGCGATCAAGGACGCGATCGCGCGCGCGCCCGCCCTGCTCGAGCGACCGATCCTCGTGCGCGGCCGGCGCGCCGTCGTCGGCCGACCCACCGAGGACCTCCTCGCTCTGCTTCCGTGA
- a CDS encoding sigma-70 family RNA polymerase sigma factor encodes MDRVETPSEAAIEEEAKLVAALQRGEAQAYERLVRANTPRMLVVARRYLQTDEDARDAVQEAFVSAFRAIDRFEGGAQLSTWLHRIVVNACLMRLRTRRRKPEQSIEELLPRFREDGHLEAPTTGWRSGADRQLERSQTRAAVREAIDRLPESHRTVLLLRDIEGFDTEEAARELGITRGAVKTRLHRARLALREQLEPHFRRSEP; translated from the coding sequence ATGGATCGAGTGGAGACGCCGTCGGAAGCCGCGATCGAGGAGGAGGCGAAGCTCGTCGCCGCGCTCCAGCGCGGCGAGGCCCAGGCCTACGAGCGCCTCGTGCGCGCGAACACGCCGCGCATGCTGGTCGTCGCGCGGCGCTACCTGCAGACCGACGAGGACGCGCGCGACGCGGTGCAGGAGGCCTTCGTGTCGGCGTTCCGCGCCATCGATCGCTTCGAGGGCGGCGCCCAGCTCTCGACGTGGCTGCACCGCATCGTCGTCAACGCGTGCCTGATGCGGCTCCGCACCCGGCGCCGCAAGCCCGAGCAGAGCATCGAGGAGCTGCTGCCGCGGTTCCGCGAGGACGGCCACCTCGAGGCGCCGACGACCGGCTGGCGCAGCGGCGCCGATCGCCAGCTCGAGCGCAGCCAGACGCGCGCCGCCGTGCGCGAGGCGATCGATCGCCTGCCCGAGAGCCACCGCACCGTGCTGCTGCTTCGCGACATCGAAGGCTTCGACACGGAGGAGGCCGCGCGCGAGCTCGGGATCACGCGCGGCGCCGTCAAGACCCGGCTCCACCGCGCGCGGCTCGCGCTGCGCGAGCAGCTCGAGCCGCACTTCCGCCGGAGCGAGCCATGA
- a CDS encoding zf-HC2 domain-containing protein — protein MNCREFVDFLMAYLDEELEPVARDVFEGHMGACPSCKDYLDTYADTIRLGRLACADDGVPCDAPEELVAAILAARRAE, from the coding sequence ATGAACTGCCGCGAGTTCGTCGACTTCCTGATGGCCTACCTCGACGAGGAGCTCGAGCCCGTGGCGCGCGACGTCTTCGAGGGGCACATGGGCGCCTGTCCGTCGTGCAAGGACTACCTCGACACCTACGCCGACACGATCCGCCTCGGACGCCTCGCCTGCGCGGACGACGGCGTGCCGTGCGACGCGCCCGAGGAGCTCGTCGCGGCGATCCTCGCGGCGCGCCGCGCGGAGTAG
- a CDS encoding mercuric reductase, producing MHASSHVDAGVDPDAGRIANVHPPDWVQPTPAGRYNLVVLGAGTAGLVTAAGAAGVGARVALVERHWMGGDCLNVGCVPSKALLASAHAAARVREAGALGVRVGGEPRVDFAAVMERMRAIRHRISPADSAHRFRELGVDVYFGEARFADDRHVDVGGVRLPFARAVVATGARPVVPAIPGLADAGFLTNETVFELRALPERLLVLGGGPIGCELAQAFARFGARVTLVEMADRFLAREDADAASVLRAALERDGVDLRLGTSLGRVELVDGGPAKRAHLGGPRGTSTLDVDAILVGVGRAPNVEGLGLEAVGVATGPQGIAVDDRLRTTNRRIFACGDVCMAQKFTHAADFAARTVVQNALFFGRAKLSALRVPRCTYTDPEIAHVGLTDAEARERGIEVDTYAIDFADVDRSIAEGTEAGFVKIHTERGRDRIVGATIANRHAGEMIGEIAVAMAAGTGLGALARVIHPYPTQAEAIRRLGDAYNRTRLTPTVKRVFDALLRARR from the coding sequence ATGCACGCCTCGAGCCACGTCGACGCGGGAGTCGACCCCGATGCGGGGCGGATCGCGAACGTCCACCCGCCCGACTGGGTCCAGCCCACGCCCGCCGGCCGCTACAACCTCGTCGTGCTCGGCGCCGGCACGGCCGGCCTCGTGACGGCCGCGGGTGCGGCCGGCGTCGGCGCGCGCGTCGCCCTCGTCGAGCGCCACTGGATGGGCGGCGACTGCCTGAACGTCGGCTGCGTGCCGTCGAAGGCGCTGCTCGCCTCCGCACACGCCGCCGCGCGCGTGCGCGAGGCCGGCGCGCTGGGCGTGCGCGTCGGCGGAGAGCCCCGCGTCGACTTCGCGGCCGTGATGGAGCGCATGCGCGCCATCCGCCACCGCATCAGCCCCGCGGACTCCGCCCACCGCTTCCGCGAGCTCGGCGTCGACGTGTACTTCGGGGAGGCGCGCTTCGCCGACGACCGCCACGTCGACGTCGGCGGCGTGCGCCTCCCGTTCGCGCGCGCGGTCGTCGCGACGGGCGCGCGCCCCGTCGTGCCGGCGATCCCCGGCCTCGCCGACGCCGGCTTCCTCACGAACGAGACGGTCTTCGAGCTGCGCGCCCTGCCGGAGCGCCTCCTCGTGCTCGGCGGCGGCCCGATCGGCTGCGAGCTCGCGCAGGCCTTCGCGCGCTTCGGGGCGCGCGTCACCCTCGTCGAGATGGCCGACCGCTTCCTCGCGCGCGAGGACGCGGACGCCGCGAGCGTGCTTCGCGCCGCGCTCGAGCGCGACGGCGTCGACCTCCGGCTCGGCACGTCGCTCGGGCGCGTCGAGCTCGTCGACGGCGGGCCCGCGAAGCGCGCGCACCTCGGAGGCCCGCGCGGCACCTCGACGCTCGACGTCGACGCGATCCTCGTCGGCGTCGGGCGCGCTCCCAACGTCGAGGGGCTCGGCCTCGAGGCGGTCGGCGTCGCGACCGGGCCGCAGGGCATCGCGGTCGACGACCGCCTGCGCACGACGAACCGGCGCATCTTCGCGTGCGGCGACGTGTGCATGGCGCAGAAGTTCACGCACGCCGCCGACTTCGCCGCGCGCACCGTCGTGCAGAACGCGCTCTTCTTCGGCCGCGCGAAGCTGTCCGCGCTGCGCGTCCCGCGCTGCACGTACACCGACCCGGAGATCGCGCACGTCGGGCTCACCGACGCGGAAGCGCGGGAGCGCGGCATCGAGGTCGACACCTACGCGATCGACTTCGCCGACGTCGACCGCTCGATCGCGGAGGGCACCGAAGCGGGCTTCGTGAAGATCCACACCGAGCGCGGCCGCGATCGCATCGTGGGCGCGACGATCGCGAACCGGCACGCCGGCGAGATGATCGGGGAGATCGCGGTCGCGATGGCGGCGGGTACCGGCCTCGGCGCGCTCGCGCGCGTGATCCACCCCTATCCGACCCAGGCCGAGGCGATCCGCCGGCTCGGCGACGCGTACAACCGCACGCGGCTCACGCCCACCGTGAAGCGCGTGTTCGACGCGCTGCTGCGCGCGCGACGCTAG